Genomic window (Leptospira andrefontaineae):
AAGGACGATATATGCCCTTCCAATTTTTAACAAATAGAGTCGTAAGACCTAAAAGAGCCTCCGGGATCCTAGTTTTAGTTCTGTTCTCATCTATATTCGTCTTCTCGAGTGGAAATGGATTCGCTGCTCCTAAAACCGACGGTTTTAAATTTCCCCAAGACCATTTTTTCCATAAAGGATACAGAGTAGAATGGTGCTATTTTATTGGTATCTTAGATACGGAAGAAGGTAAAGAATTAGGATATGAGCTGAGCTTCTTCCGAGCGTACCTTGGACCTAAAGTCGCATTGTATCCTGTCCACTTTGCTATCTCTGATCTGGATGACGAAAAACATAAGATCTCCCAAACGATCGAAAGAGAATTAGGCGGAGTCGCCGGCCAAGACAAGAGCAATTTATGGAGCGGCGATTATCGTATGGAAGTCACAGGGCCGGCAGATTTTAGGATCTCAGCGTTTCCTAGAACTGACTCAGGCTTTGGTTTAGAATTAGAGTTAAGTACCAAAGCAAAGAATATTCTTACTCATGGGAAAAACGGAAAATCACTTAAGAGCAGAAAGAATCCTAAATTTTTCTCCTATTATTACAGCATTCCTCGGTTAGAAACCAAAGGTTCACTTTATCTAGAAGGAAAAGAATATCATGTTAAATCCGGCACAAGTTGGATGGACCATGAATGGAGCAGTCCAGAGGGAACCGAGGCAGCTTTCGATCTTTCTTCCAAGGACATTTCCTGGGACTGGATCTGTATCCAAATGGAAGACGGTTCCGATATAATGGCCTTCAATTTCAAGAACAGATCGGGAGATGTGGAAACATTCGGGACCTATCGTTCTCCTGACGGAAAAGTAATCTCCTTAGAAAATGAAAACGATCTGAAATTTGTTCCGGAAGACAAAACCTGGAAAAGCGACCAAACTGGGAATTCTTACAAATTGCGATGGAAATTAATTTCCGAACGATTTAATCTGAATATCTCGCCCAAATTCGAGGAGCAGGAGTTCGACGCAAGATCTAGCACTGGACTAATTTATTGGGAAGGTGCGGTTAAAGTCGGCGGAGATATAGAAGGAAAA
Coding sequences:
- a CDS encoding lipocalin-like domain-containing protein, giving the protein MPFQFLTNRVVRPKRASGILVLVLFSSIFVFSSGNGFAAPKTDGFKFPQDHFFHKGYRVEWCYFIGILDTEEGKELGYELSFFRAYLGPKVALYPVHFAISDLDDEKHKISQTIERELGGVAGQDKSNLWSGDYRMEVTGPADFRISAFPRTDSGFGLELELSTKAKNILTHGKNGKSLKSRKNPKFFSYYYSIPRLETKGSLYLEGKEYHVKSGTSWMDHEWSSPEGTEAAFDLSSKDISWDWICIQMEDGSDIMAFNFKNRSGDVETFGTYRSPDGKVISLENENDLKFVPEDKTWKSDQTGNSYKLRWKLISERFNLNISPKFEEQEFDARSSTGLIYWEGAVKVGGDIEGKSVKGKGYLELKPFR